From the Euphorbia lathyris chromosome 6, ddEupLath1.1, whole genome shotgun sequence genome, one window contains:
- the LOC136233415 gene encoding uncharacterized protein yields the protein MPNCSKSKHRHSRVKKRVGRFPFLEAVQYAEYALACYEKLNDPEFALACCGIQSDAAENRKFEVVQALGACRALVHFSEIGVGDRCHVSFTAKPRNADGSDASPVFFFVELGDWGSGVLELMHFRKSQPDDSGITYGCGLCPSFKEYPHLSGYLGGLESVPVDAASQRELGRCFELTSSLIFRNMNVLKLP from the exons ATGCCTAACTGCTCCAAGTCCAAGCATCGCCATTCCCGGGTTAAGAAGAGAGTCGGAAG GTTCCCCTTCCTTGAGGCTGTTCAATATGCTGAATATGCCTTAGCTTGCTATGAAAAACTAAATGATCCAGAATTTGCCTTAGCTTGCTGTGGTATACAATCTGATGCTGCAGAG AATCGTAAGTTTGAAGTTGTCCAAGCCTTGGGTGCTTGTCGTGCACTGGTACACTTCTCTGAAATTGGAGTTGGCGACAGGTGTCATGTCAGCTTCACTGCGAAACCCCGAAATGCTGATGGCAGTGATGCCTCTCCAGTCTTCTTCTTTGTTGAACTGGGTGACTGGGGATCAGGGGTATTAGAACTAATGCACTTCCGAAAATCGCAGCCAGACGATTCTG GAATTACATATGGCTGTGGACTTTGTCCATCTTTTAAGGAATATCCTCATCTTTCTGGATATCTTGGTGGTTTGGAAAGTGTGCCTGTTGATGCCGCCTCGCAAAGAGAGTTGGGTAGATGCTTCGAAC TTACCTCGTCCCTAATCTTTCGGAACATGAATGTGCTGAAATTGCCTTGA